The Methanoregula sp. UBA64 genome contains the following window.
GCCGTCCTTGTGCACGTACTGGAGGATCTCGGCCATATCAGTTCACCGCCCGCACATCCGACACGATCCGGCCCTGGTCCATGGCAATGATCCGGTCGGCGCACCGCTCTGCTATCTCCCGGTTGTGGGTGATCACGATCACCGTGTGGCCCTGCTGCTGGAGTTTCTTTAGTGTCGCCATCACGAGGCGCGCCTCGTCGCCGTCGAGCCCGGTAGTGGGCTCGTCGAGCACGATCACCTCCGGCTGCATGGCAACCACGCAGGCAATGGCAAGCCTCTGGCGCTCGCCCCGGGAGAGCCAGCGGGGATAGAGGTTTTTGGTGGCGAGAAGGCCGACCTCGCCGAGCGCCGCATCGATGACTTTCTCCGGATCCGCGATACCGAGATTTGCAAGGCCGAACGCCACTTCATCGTGGACGGTATCGGCAAAGAACATGTGGTCGGGGTTCTGGAAGACAAGCCCCACATCCTTTGCCAGTTGTGCAATGGTGCAGTTCTTCGTGTTCTTTGCGAGGATCTCGACATCTCCCGACGTGGGAGTGAGGAGCCCGTTGAACTGCTTGACAAGCGTAGTCTTGCCAGAACCGTTCTCCCCCACAATGGCGACAAACTCGCCGCGGTTAACCGTGAGGCTGACGCTATTGAGCGCACAGACCTCCTCGTAGGAGTACGAGAGGTTCGTAACGGTAATGGCCGGGCCGGCCTCTTTTGGCACGGGGGCCGGGCCATCCCGGATCCCGGTAAAGTCCGGGATTACGATCCGCTGTATCCGCTCGTCCCGGAGAACCTCTTCGGGCGTCCCGATGGCAGAGATCCGGCCGTGCTCCATGACAACGATCGTATCGGCAAGTTCCCGGAAGTGGGCGTACTTGTGCTCGACAATGAGGAGGGTCTTGCCCTGCTTTTTCAGGTTTGCAAGGATAGAGACGATCCGGCGGGTTGCGTGCTCGTCGAGTTCCGATGTCGGTTCATCGAGGATGACGATATCGTTCCCGAGCGCAAGCGTTGCGGCAAGGGCAACGCGCTGCTTCTGGCCCCCCGAGAGATGGTGGGGGGAGCGGTCTTTTAATGCGGAAAGGTAGGTCAGGTCCAGGATCGAGGCAAGCCGTTTTTCGATCTCTTCGGGGGAAAGGCCGCGGTATTCGAGCGCGGAGAGGATCTCCTCTTCCACGGTCGTAAAGATCATCTGGGCCTCGGGGTCGTCGAATACGATCCCGATATCCTTTGCAATCTCCGAGAGCCCCGTATATGCGGAGACATCCCGGCCGTTGATGGTGACGATGCCCGCCTTCTTTCCGCCGTATTCGTGGAAGAGGATCCCGCAGGCGGCAAGGCAGAGCGTGGTCTTGCCGGCCCCCGACGGACCGGTCACCATGATGCACCGGCCCGGTGCGAGCTCTAACGAGAGGTGGCTTAATGCCTCCTGCACCGTGCGGGGGTACGTATAACTGACGTCTGCGAGCTCGATCATTCCTGTCCCCGTACCAGTACCCTGCTTGAGGGAAGGTAGAGGATCTGGACGATGATTGCATTAAATACTGCCGTTATCACGACAATCGGGACAAAGACGATCACGAAGTCCCCGATATTACCGTTGTACTTGGAAAGGACGGTTGCGCCGACACAGAGGATGGCGATCGCGGCAAAGGAGAACCCGCTCACGAGCGTTGCAAGGAATGTCGTGACCGTGGGCGCAAGTTTTGTCCGGGATTTCAGGAGCGCATAGATGCCAAAGCAGGCAAGGGCGCCGAGCGGTTCGCTTACCAGGTTCGCCGGCGGGAACATGGAACTCGATATCAGCATCGAGAGAAGACCGGCAACGATACCGATCCCGAGCGCCTCGTACACCTTGGGCTGGATGAGGATGATCGCAAGGCAGTAGAATGCGATGATCATGTTGGGCGTAAGCGGCGTATGGAGCATGGCAAGGAAGTACCGCAGGATAGCGCCGACCGCAAGCAGGATTCCGACTATGGCAATGTCTTTACTTTTCATGAGGATATCACACCAGTAATCATTCGTGGGGTATTGCTAAGGGCACGGACCGGTGCCCGGATCCGGATTGGGGATCATACCTTGATGTATAATTCTGTTCATTGTTGTATTAAAATGTAACTTTATGCCGGGCCGGGCGTGCGGCAAGATTGATTATCCCCTGCTGTAATCTCCACAGTACAGGATTGGGACCATGATCCGCAGATCCGGCAGGGACGATATCTACCGGGAGTCGCTCGCGCTCCATGCACAGCACCGGGGAAAACTGGAGATCCGGCCCAAAGTCCCGTTCAGGACCCGGGCCGATCTCTCGAAAGCATATACCCCGGGCGTTGCCGAGGTCTGCCGGAGGATTGCAAAAGACCCGGCGCTTGCGTACCGCTACACGCTCAAGGCAAACACGGTCGCGATCGTAACGGACGGTTCGGCTGTGCTCGGTCTCGGGAATATCGGCGGCCATGCAGCGATCCCGGTGATGGAGGGGAAAGCCATCCTCTTTAAGGAATTCGCCGGGATCGATGCATTCCCCATCTGTTTTGAGAACTACGAGACCGATTTTACCGACCAGGTACGAAACATTGCGCCGGTCTTTGGGGGGATCAATCTCGAAGACATCGCTGCCCCGAAATGCTTTGAGGTGGAAGACGCCCTCCAGGACCTCGGGATCCCGGTCATGCACGACGACCAGCATGGCACCGCGGTCGTTGTACTTGCCGCGCTCTTAAATGCCTGCCGGGTAACGAAACGGAAGTACGAGGACCTCAACATCGTGGTCTGCGGGGCCGGGGCGGCCGGGTATTCGATCTCCCGGCTCCTCCGCTGCATAGGCTACGACCCGCAGGTCTGCACCATGGTGCACGAGATCACGGTCTGCGATACGGAGGGGATCATCCACCGCGGCCGGGATGGCCTGTACACCAACAAGTACAAGTTTATTTTGAGTGAAGAGACCAACCGCGCCGGAAGGACCGGGGCGCTTGCCGATGCGGTGAAAGGCGCAGACGTGGTGATCGGCGTCTCTGCGCCCGGCATCATCACAAAGGAGATGGTCCGGTCGATGAACCGCGACCCCATCGTCTTTGCCATGGCAAACCCGGTCCCGGAGATCTGGCCGGATGCCGCACGCGAAGCCGGGGCGGCCGTGGTCGGGACCGGCCGCAGCGATTTCCCGAACCAGATCAACAACGTGCTTGCCTTCCCGGGAATCTTCCGGGGAGCGCTCGATGCGAGAGCCACGCGTATCACGGACGGGATGAAGATCGCAGCGGCCCATGCAATTGCGGATTATGTAAAAAAGCCCGGCCGAAACCGGATCATGCCCAGCATCCTGGACAAAGGGGTGACCCGGGCGGTTGCAAAGGCCGTGGCTGCTGCGGCGTCTGCCGGCTAAAAAAAGGGCACTCTTTCCAAACGGGTCGATCGTTTTTCCTGCACTGAGTACTGCAGTCCACGTTCCCTATCTTCCGGGCCCTGCGAAAAACTCCGACGATAATTTAATACTTCACTATGCATTTTCACAAGGTTTATTAATTATGATAAACCACCGGATCCTTAGTTAAAAAGTAATTTAACAAACCCTCTGTGAGTGTGATGTGTGCATGGCGTTTTCAATGCATGTAAACCCGAACCGTTGCACCGGGTGCGGAAACTGCGTGGTTTCCTGCCCGGTGAATGCCCTCGAGCTTTACACGATAGATCCGATCACCAAGGAGAAGATCTACCGGGTAGTGAACGGGAAGTCGATCAGCCTGGATGTGAACATGGAGCTCTGCGCCGGGTGCGGCGTCTGCGTA
Protein-coding sequences here:
- a CDS encoding ABC transporter ATP-binding protein, with amino-acid sequence MIELADVSYTYPRTVQEALSHLSLELAPGRCIMVTGPSGAGKTTLCLAACGILFHEYGGKKAGIVTINGRDVSAYTGLSEIAKDIGIVFDDPEAQMIFTTVEEEILSALEYRGLSPEEIEKRLASILDLTYLSALKDRSPHHLSGGQKQRVALAATLALGNDIVILDEPTSELDEHATRRIVSILANLKKQGKTLLIVEHKYAHFRELADTIVVMEHGRISAIGTPEEVLRDERIQRIVIPDFTGIRDGPAPVPKEAGPAITVTNLSYSYEEVCALNSVSLTVNRGEFVAIVGENGSGKTTLVKQFNGLLTPTSGDVEILAKNTKNCTIAQLAKDVGLVFQNPDHMFFADTVHDEVAFGLANLGIADPEKVIDAALGEVGLLATKNLYPRWLSRGERQRLAIACVVAMQPEVIVLDEPTTGLDGDEARLVMATLKKLQQQGHTVIVITHNREIAERCADRIIAMDQGRIVSDVRAVN
- a CDS encoding NAD(P)-dependent malic enzyme, producing MIRRSGRDDIYRESLALHAQHRGKLEIRPKVPFRTRADLSKAYTPGVAEVCRRIAKDPALAYRYTLKANTVAIVTDGSAVLGLGNIGGHAAIPVMEGKAILFKEFAGIDAFPICFENYETDFTDQVRNIAPVFGGINLEDIAAPKCFEVEDALQDLGIPVMHDDQHGTAVVVLAALLNACRVTKRKYEDLNIVVCGAGAAGYSISRLLRCIGYDPQVCTMVHEITVCDTEGIIHRGRDGLYTNKYKFILSEETNRAGRTGALADAVKGADVVIGVSAPGIITKEMVRSMNRDPIVFAMANPVPEIWPDAAREAGAAVVGTGRSDFPNQINNVLAFPGIFRGALDARATRITDGMKIAAAHAIADYVKKPGRNRIMPSILDKGVTRAVAKAVAAAASAG
- a CDS encoding 4Fe-4S binding protein, whose protein sequence is MAFSMHVNPNRCTGCGNCVVSCPVNALELYTIDPITKEKIYRVVNGKSISLDVNMELCAGCGVCVKACPYHVITLSGRGEMGALAPV
- a CDS encoding tryptophan transporter; this translates as MKSKDIAIVGILLAVGAILRYFLAMLHTPLTPNMIIAFYCLAIILIQPKVYEALGIGIVAGLLSMLISSSMFPPANLVSEPLGALACFGIYALLKSRTKLAPTVTTFLATLVSGFSFAAIAILCVGATVLSKYNGNIGDFVIVFVPIVVITAVFNAIIVQILYLPSSRVLVRGQE